A window from Romeriopsis navalis LEGE 11480 encodes these proteins:
- the petN gene encoding cytochrome b6-f complex subunit PetN, with the protein MMNGIVLYFELSKLVMDILSFGWAGLLSVFTFSIALVVWGRNGL; encoded by the coding sequence ATGATGAATGGTATTGTTTTGTATTTCGAGTTGTCAAAACTGGTTATGGATATTCTTTCCTTTGGTTGGGCTGGCCTACTGAGCGTTTTCACATTTTCGATCGCATTGGTCGTCTGGGGTCGCAACGGACTGTAA
- a CDS encoding type IV pilus twitching motility protein PilT: MTQYNHSDGSSGQGKPTGRTHDPRAQAAGGMPPRMSAPRAEGTPSRPPAPPMIPRTTNPGMAQQRQPQPPVAGQPGQPPSRPASQTVRQVPQATPSAPAIAPPPHNNAGNTMMTVAESSDGADTVEALVRLAHEKGASDIHIRVGEHTRFRIRGAMTTQEHLPIVTAEIFDQFLDDMFTEDQINRFRREQELDTAIFYPGFLRCRVNCFDSLMGGAIVLRLIPLDVPTVDGLGLPQVLKPLVAKPQGLILVTGPTGSGKSTSIAAMIRHLNETEHRHIVTIEDPIEYVHSSMNCLVSQREVGLHTQEFNHALRAVLREDPDVILIGEMRDRVTVETALKAAQTGHLVLGTLHTKSAIGTLNRLLNIYNPDEQASMRIQILESLISVISQQLLPTTDGQRTAVHEILINTPAMSDYLLKNEEGEAFQLMETDTSEGMQVMNQALCELVLLGRISPDDAVKASPDAGDLRRRVRNEGFDPGRASTRDSFDGANARDYHPV, from the coding sequence ATGACTCAGTACAATCATTCCGATGGCAGTTCGGGCCAGGGTAAACCGACGGGCAGAACCCATGATCCACGGGCTCAAGCCGCTGGGGGAATGCCACCCCGGATGTCGGCTCCCCGTGCAGAAGGCACACCATCACGGCCCCCCGCACCACCGATGATTCCCCGTACAACGAATCCTGGAATGGCACAACAACGCCAGCCGCAGCCACCGGTCGCGGGTCAACCGGGGCAACCACCATCACGCCCAGCATCCCAAACTGTGCGTCAGGTGCCACAAGCAACGCCCAGCGCCCCAGCAATTGCACCACCGCCCCATAATAATGCTGGCAACACCATGATGACAGTGGCCGAGTCTAGTGATGGGGCCGACACCGTTGAAGCACTCGTGCGGTTAGCCCATGAAAAAGGCGCATCGGATATTCACATCCGGGTGGGCGAGCATACCCGCTTTCGGATTCGGGGCGCGATGACGACCCAAGAACATTTGCCAATTGTCACCGCCGAGATTTTCGACCAGTTCTTGGACGATATGTTCACGGAAGACCAAATCAACCGGTTCAGACGTGAGCAGGAACTTGATACGGCCATTTTCTATCCAGGCTTCCTCCGCTGTCGTGTTAACTGCTTTGACAGTCTGATGGGCGGCGCGATCGTCCTGCGTTTGATTCCATTGGATGTCCCTACTGTGGATGGGTTGGGCCTGCCTCAGGTATTGAAGCCGTTGGTGGCCAAGCCCCAGGGTCTAATTCTCGTCACAGGGCCGACGGGTTCTGGTAAGTCCACCTCGATCGCAGCGATGATTCGTCACTTGAATGAAACGGAGCACCGCCACATTGTGACAATTGAGGATCCGATTGAGTATGTCCATAGCTCAATGAATTGCCTCGTCAGTCAGCGTGAAGTCGGACTACACACCCAGGAATTCAACCACGCACTACGGGCTGTCCTCCGAGAAGATCCCGATGTCATTTTGATTGGTGAGATGCGGGACCGTGTCACTGTGGAAACGGCACTCAAAGCAGCCCAAACTGGTCACTTAGTGCTTGGAACATTGCACACCAAGAGTGCGATCGGTACGCTCAATCGTCTGCTGAACATCTATAACCCAGACGAGCAGGCATCAATGCGGATTCAGATCCTCGAATCACTGATTTCCGTGATTTCGCAACAGCTCTTGCCTACCACCGATGGGCAACGGACCGCCGTGCATGAAATCTTGATCAACACCCCCGCGATGAGCGACTATTTGCTCAAGAATGAGGAGGGTGAGGCGTTCCAGTTGATGGAAACGGATACCAGCGAAGGCATGCAGGTGATGAACCAAGCCCTGTGCGAACTCGTATTACTCGGTCGTATCAGCCCGGATGACGCAGTCAAAGCCAGTCCTGATGCCGGTGACTTACGTCGGCGCGTCCGGAACGAAGGCTTCGATCCAGGTCGGGCTTCCACGCGTGATTCCTTCGATGGTGCTAATGCCCGGGATTATCACCCAGTCTAG
- a CDS encoding sirohydrochlorin chelatase, translated as MVASQRGFVALDKCLMLAALVDPVRVILHFIEVKRILNQAVAGAATAQVSSPKGTVGYLLVLHGSSADRYQAAVTELSAVLSTRLGPTVNYRLAYLECAETSLSQQIQAFGQQLAAASINQMQILPLFLLPGVHVMEDIPTQVHQAQQALTQLAVPIELVMQPYLGSQPQLHDRLQQVVGPASATAARILVAHGTKRPGGNQPIETLAETIQFIPAYWFVAPSLSDQVTALFERGVRQVVVLPYVLLAGSLTDGIARQIDELQLQFPSMQFDRLPALDQSGVLIELIVTLCHHASLAHRTD; from the coding sequence ATGGTTGCGTCGCAGCGTGGATTTGTGGCTCTGGACAAGTGTTTGATGCTGGCCGCGTTGGTTGATCCCGTTCGGGTGATATTGCATTTTATTGAGGTGAAGCGGATTTTGAATCAGGCTGTTGCTGGCGCTGCGACTGCGCAGGTGTCTTCTCCGAAAGGGACGGTGGGTTATTTATTGGTATTGCATGGGAGTTCTGCCGATCGCTACCAAGCTGCGGTGACGGAATTATCGGCAGTGCTATCGACGCGACTCGGGCCGACAGTTAATTATCGGTTAGCTTATTTGGAATGTGCTGAGACCTCTCTCAGCCAGCAGATTCAGGCGTTTGGGCAGCAGCTAGCGGCTGCGTCAATCAATCAGATGCAAATTCTGCCACTATTTTTGTTGCCGGGAGTGCATGTGATGGAGGACATTCCCACGCAGGTGCACCAAGCCCAACAGGCATTGACTCAATTGGCCGTGCCGATTGAGTTAGTGATGCAACCATATCTGGGGAGTCAGCCCCAATTACATGACCGTTTGCAGCAGGTTGTGGGACCGGCTAGTGCAACTGCGGCCCGTATTCTGGTGGCCCATGGGACAAAGCGGCCGGGGGGGAATCAGCCCATTGAGACATTAGCCGAGACAATACAGTTCATTCCGGCTTACTGGTTTGTTGCCCCCAGTTTGTCAGATCAAGTGACAGCGTTATTTGAACGTGGTGTGAGACAGGTGGTGGTTTTGCCTTACGTGCTGTTGGCGGGTTCCCTCACCGATGGGATTGCGCGGCAAATTGATGAATTACAGTTACAGTTTCCAAGCATGCAGTTCGATCGATTGCCAGCGTTGGATCAGTCAGGGGTACTGATTGAGCTGATTGTGACACTTTGTCATCACGCCTCACTTGCGCACAGGACAGATTAA
- the cobA gene encoding uroporphyrinogen-III C-methyltransferase → MTKPNQLANATGTVYLVGAGPGDPGLLTLKAKALLERADVVIYDALVSIGVLEMINPDAKLIHAGKRKGQHSLLQAETNQLLIDWAHQAELVVRLKGGDPFIFGRGGEEMADLVAAGIDVEVVPGVTSGIAAPAYAGIPLTHRDYSSSVVFVTGHEAAGKYRPAVDWRKIAHGAETIVIYMGIHNLPMIVTEFQAAGLTADTPIALVRWGTRPEQEELIATLDTVIEVVTERQFQAPAIAIIGNAVNYRNHLAQLAAAACQAGS, encoded by the coding sequence ATGACGAAACCGAATCAGTTGGCAAATGCGACCGGCACTGTTTATTTGGTGGGCGCGGGGCCGGGTGATCCAGGACTGCTGACGCTGAAGGCAAAAGCCTTACTGGAGCGGGCGGATGTTGTAATTTACGATGCCCTTGTGAGTATTGGTGTCTTGGAGATGATTAACCCAGACGCGAAGTTAATCCATGCGGGGAAGCGCAAGGGACAACATTCGCTGTTGCAAGCCGAAACCAATCAGTTATTGATTGACTGGGCGCATCAAGCGGAATTAGTGGTGCGGCTGAAGGGGGGTGATCCGTTTATCTTTGGCCGTGGTGGTGAGGAGATGGCGGATTTGGTGGCGGCTGGCATTGATGTTGAAGTCGTCCCCGGTGTGACATCGGGGATTGCCGCGCCCGCCTATGCGGGCATTCCGTTAACACATCGTGATTACAGCTCTTCTGTTGTGTTTGTCACGGGACATGAAGCTGCCGGTAAATATCGTCCGGCGGTTGATTGGCGTAAGATTGCCCATGGGGCCGAAACGATCGTCATATATATGGGAATTCATAATCTCCCGATGATTGTCACGGAATTCCAAGCGGCAGGATTGACCGCTGATACCCCAATCGCCTTGGTTCGCTGGGGGACTCGACCAGAGCAGGAAGAGCTAATTGCGACCCTCGATACGGTAATTGAAGTCGTCACAGAGCGGCAGTTTCAGGCCCCAGCGATCGCCATTATTGGTAACGCAGTGAATTACCGCAATCATCTGGCCCAACTTGCGGCGGCGGCGTGCCAGGCTGGAAGTTGA